A stretch of the Vicia villosa cultivar HV-30 ecotype Madison, WI unplaced genomic scaffold, Vvil1.0 ctg.000024F_1_1, whole genome shotgun sequence genome encodes the following:
- the LOC131622058 gene encoding trans-cinnamate:CoA ligase, peroxisomal-like, giving the protein MDNLPKCPANYTTLTPLTFLMRASASYANRLSVIHDAARFTWSQTYDRCRRLASSLRSLNIAKNDVVSVLAPNIPAMYEMHFAVPMAGAVLNTINIRLDAKNIATILRHAESKVFFVDYEFVSKAKDALRILMEEKDQQNYSSLPLVIVIDDINNPTGVRLGELEYEQMVRHGNPNYILEEIQDEWSPIALNYTSGTTSEPKGVVYSHRGAYLSTLSLILGWEMGSEPVYLWTLPMFHCNGWTFTWGIAARGGTNVCIRNTAAFDIYRAINLYNVTHMCCAPIIFNTILGAKASERRPVKAPVNILTGGAPPPASLLEKIEPLGFHVTHAYGLTEATGPALVCEWQKKWNELPKTEQSMLKARQGVSVLTLADVDVKNLETMESVARDGKTMGEIVLKGSGIMMGYFKDAEATAKAFGDGWFRTGDVGVIHKDGYLEIKDRSKDVIISGGENISSVEVENVLYSHPKVLEAAVVAMPHPKWGESPCAFVSLMKKDEDEKSDYSRITEDEIIAYCRKNLPHFMVPKMVVFMEELPKTSTGKIQKFELRVKAKCFVMNDDDEKNKNKNRNKKINNNQVNQNNDQIMAHSRL; this is encoded by the exons ATGGATAACCTGCCAAAATGTCCAGCAAACTATACTACACTCACTCCTTTAACTTTCTTGATGAGAGCTTCTGCATCTTATGCAAACCGTCTCTCTGTCATCCATGATGCTGCCCGTTTCACTTGGTCTCAAACTTATGACCGCTGTCGCCGCCTCGCCTCCTCCCTCCGCTCTCTCAATATCGCCAAAAACGATGTT gtatcagtGTTGGCACCTAACATTCCAGCAATGTATGAGATGCATTTTGCAGTACCTATGGCAGGAGCTGTGCTAAACACCATCAACATCCGTCTCGACGCAAAGAACATAGCGACCATCCTTCGCCACGCCGAATCCAAAGTTTTCTTCGTCGACTACGAATTCGTATCCAAAGCAAAAGATGCTTTGAGAATACTcatggaagaaaaagatcaaCAAAACTACTCATCACTTCCGCTGGTAATCGTCATAGACGACATAAACAATCCAACCGGAGTCAGGCTAGGTGAGCTCGAGTACGAACAGATGGTTCGTCACGGTAATCCGAATTACATTCTAGAAGAGATTCAAGATGAATGGTCACCAATTGCATTGAATTACACATCAGGTACAACTTCAGAACCTAAAGGTGTTGTTTATAGTCACAGAGGTGCTTATCTTAGCACTTTGAGTTTGATCCTTGGATGGGAAATGGGTAGTGAACCTGTTTATCTCTGGACATTACCGATGTTTCATTGTAATGGCTGGACATTCACTTGGGGTATAGCTGCAAGAGGAGGTACTAATGTTTGTATCAGAAACACTGCAGCGTTTGATATATATAGAGCTATAAATCTCTATAATGTGACACATATGTGCTGCGCGCCGATTATTTTCAACACTATTCTAGGCGCGAAAGCGAGCGAGAGGAGGCCGGTAAAAGCTCCGGTTAATATACTAACCGGAGGAGCCCCTCCGCCCGCGTCACTGCTTGAGAAAATCGAGCCGCTCGGTTTTCATGTGACACATGCTTATGGACTAACGGAGGCGACCGGGCCAGCACTTGTATGTGAGTGGCAGAAGAAATGGAACGAGTTACCGAAAACGGAGCAGTCGATGCTGAAAGCAAGGCAGGGTGTGAGTGTTCTAACTCTGGCTGATGTTGATGTGAAGAATCTTGAAACAATGGAGAGTGTGGCGAGAGATGGGAAAACAATGGGGGAGATTGTTTTGAAAGGAAGTGGAATCATGATGGGGTATTTCAAAGACGCAGAGGCGACGGCGAAGGCGTTCGGAGACGGTTGGTTTAGGACGGGTGATGTTGGCGTTATACATAAAGACGGTTATTTGGAAATCAAAGATCGATCGAAAGATGTTATTATATCCGGAGGCGAAAACATCAGCAGTGTGGAGGTTGAGAATGTTCTTTACAGCCATCCAAAGGTTTTAGAAGCTGCTGTTGTTGCAATGCCACATCCAAAATGGGGTGAAAGTCCTTGTGCTTTTGTGTCACTGATGaaaaaagatgaagatgaaaaaagTGATTATTCTAGAATTACTGAGGATGAGATAATTGCTTATTGCAGGAAGAATTTACCGCACTTTATGGTACCTAAGATGGTTGTTTTTATGGAGGAGTTACCAAAGACTTCAACAGGTAAAATTCAGAAATTTGAACTAAGAGTCAAAGCTAAATGTtttgtgatgaatgatgatgacgaGAAGAATAAGAACAAAAACAGGAACAAGAAGATTAATAATAATCAAGTCAATCAAAACAATGACCAGATTATGGCTCATTCTCGTCTTTGA